The Nocardioides panzhihuensis genome has a segment encoding these proteins:
- a CDS encoding AMP-binding protein translates to MAVQIADLVEHVVDVVPDRPALIAGEVRYTYAELDAEANRFAHHLLGAGIEPGEHVGLMARNVAEHVVAMLGCFKARVVPININYRYLEAELDHLFENSGMVGLVHEAGYAPVLAGVVPKHERLRHVVSIADGSGESTAYQSVDWQTALDGEPTTRGFGERSADDVFIIYTGGTTGYPKGVMWRHEDAWRALGGGTDFATRKPIDEFAPSRAAAGDPSPLVSLQLGPLMHSSGQWAMLMRFITGHTSVLLPKFDPPTIWRTLEAERINTISLVGDAMARPLIEEFERGSYDASTLLTVTSAAALFSAEVKERWIKAFPDAVVLDVLGSSETGMTGNGRIEQATLADKGSLVHLGPGTVVIDEQHRIIDPSEVGAIGLMARSGTIPIGYLGDPEKTARTFIEIDGTRYAVPGDYVQIEEGHRLTLLGRGSGCINTGGEKVYPEEVEVALKSHPGVFDALVFALPDLRPAGRSTHRAAWGSRSRCRGRPHAPAHPALGIQGPAHRARRREGFAARDRQGRLSPRPGDLRRHPRRQGELSMSYVSVDRPAEGVDRC, encoded by the coding sequence ATGGCTGTTCAGATCGCCGACCTGGTCGAGCACGTTGTCGATGTCGTTCCGGACCGTCCAGCGCTGATCGCCGGCGAGGTGCGCTACACGTACGCCGAGCTGGACGCGGAGGCCAACCGCTTCGCGCACCACCTCCTCGGGGCGGGGATCGAGCCCGGCGAGCACGTCGGGCTGATGGCCCGCAACGTGGCCGAGCACGTGGTCGCGATGCTCGGATGCTTCAAGGCGCGCGTGGTGCCGATCAACATCAACTACCGCTACCTCGAGGCCGAGCTCGACCATCTCTTCGAGAACTCCGGGATGGTCGGCCTCGTCCACGAGGCCGGCTACGCACCGGTGCTGGCCGGAGTCGTGCCGAAGCACGAGCGTCTTCGGCACGTGGTGTCGATCGCCGACGGCAGCGGCGAGAGCACGGCGTACCAGTCCGTCGACTGGCAGACGGCTCTCGACGGCGAGCCCACGACGAGAGGCTTCGGCGAGCGCAGCGCCGATGACGTCTTCATCATCTACACCGGCGGGACGACGGGCTACCCGAAGGGCGTGATGTGGCGCCACGAGGATGCTTGGCGGGCCCTCGGTGGCGGCACCGACTTCGCGACCCGGAAGCCGATCGATGAGTTCGCGCCGTCGCGGGCCGCGGCCGGGGATCCCTCGCCGCTGGTCTCTCTCCAGCTCGGGCCTCTCATGCACTCCAGCGGGCAGTGGGCGATGCTGATGCGGTTCATCACCGGCCACACCAGCGTACTTCTTCCCAAGTTCGACCCGCCGACGATCTGGCGGACCTTGGAGGCCGAGCGGATCAACACGATCTCGCTGGTCGGGGACGCGATGGCGCGACCGCTGATCGAGGAGTTCGAGCGTGGCTCCTACGACGCCAGCACGCTGTTGACCGTGACCAGCGCGGCCGCGCTCTTCTCCGCCGAGGTCAAGGAGCGCTGGATCAAGGCCTTCCCGGACGCCGTGGTGCTCGACGTGCTCGGCTCCTCCGAGACCGGGATGACCGGCAACGGGCGGATCGAGCAGGCGACGCTCGCGGACAAAGGCTCCCTGGTGCACCTCGGGCCCGGAACCGTCGTGATCGACGAGCAGCATCGGATCATCGATCCCAGCGAGGTCGGCGCGATCGGCCTGATGGCACGCTCGGGCACCATCCCGATCGGCTATCTGGGCGATCCGGAGAAGACCGCGCGCACCTTCATCGAGATCGACGGCACCCGCTACGCCGTGCCCGGCGACTACGTCCAGATCGAGGAGGGCCATCGGCTGACTCTGCTCGGTCGCGGATCGGGATGCATCAACACCGGCGGCGAGAAGGTCTATCCCGAGGAGGTCGAGGTCGCTCTCAAGTCGCACCCGGGAGTCTTCGACGCCCTCGTCTTCGCTCTTCCCGACCTACGGCCAGCAGGTCGCAGCACTCATCGAGCCGCGTGGGGGTCTCGATCTCGATGTCGAGGACGTCCGCACGCACCTGCGCACCCGGCTCTCGGGATACAAGGTCCCGCGCACCGTGCACGTCGTCGAGAAGGTTTCGCGGCACGTGACCGGCAAGGCCGACTATCGCCGCGCCCGGGAGATCTCCGACGCCATCCGCGCCGACAAGGCGAGCTGAGCATGTCGTACGTCTCGG